A single genomic interval of Hevea brasiliensis isolate MT/VB/25A 57/8 chromosome 4, ASM3005281v1, whole genome shotgun sequence harbors:
- the LOC110665861 gene encoding transcription factor FAMA isoform X2, protein MDKEDNYSVTFTGLDYSLNHHHHHQQQDHELIKSRIGEGSGDSSNGMIDYMLNNPHPHQQQLSYEFCISTSLDKLSFADVMQFSDFGPKLALNQTKISEVETGIDPVYFLKFPVLNDKREGQSLMVPQLGGENEERFKGGSSVENKAGFVREDRVVREEVEARTSDNTSVQLQLLGDQDLQNKNPIPEAKNKRKRPRTIKTSEEVESQRMAHIAVERNRRKQMNEHLRVLRSLMPGSCVQRGDHASIIGGAIEFVRELEQLLQCLESQKRRRLYGEASRQMGDSSLAIQQPQPPLFPPLPLPDDHMKLVDFETELREETAENKSCLADVEVKLLGFDAMIKILSRRRPGQLINTIAALEELELNILHINITTIEQTVLYSFNVKIESESRFTAEDIASSVQQIFNFIHANSSM, encoded by the exons ATGGATAAAGAAGACAACTACTCG GTAACCTTTACTGGTCTAGATTACTCTCTGAACCACCATCATCACCATCAACAACAAGATCACGAACTCATTAAGTCTCGAATTGGTGAAGGTTCTGGCGATAGCAGCAACGGAATGATCGATTATATGCTCAATAATCCTCATCCTCATCAGCAACAGCTATCATATGAGTTTTGCATTTCAACTTCCCTTGATAAATTGAGCTTCGCAGATGTTAtgcaattttcagattttgggCCTAAGTTGGCCTTAAATCAAACTAAGATATCTGAGGTAGAAACTGGTATTGATCCAGTTTACTTCCTGAAGTTTCCTGTATTGAACGATAAGAGGGAGGGACAGTCTCTAATGGTTCCTCAACTAGGTGGAGAAAATGAAGAGAGATTTAAAGGAGGGAGTAGTGTGGAAAATAAAGCAGGATTTGTGAGAGAAGATAGGGTTGTTAGAGAGGAAGTAGAAGCTAGGACTTCGGATAATACTTCGGTGCAACTCCAGTTACTTGGAGATCAAGATCTTCAAAACAAGAACCCTATACCGGAGGCGAAGAACAAGCGGAAAAGGCCAAGGACTATCAAGACAAGTGAGGAAGTGGAAAGCCAAAGAATGGCTCATATTGCAGTGGAAAGAAATCGAAGGAAGCAAATGAATGAGCATCTTCGAGTTTTGAGGTCTCTCATGCCAGGATCTTGTGTGCAAAGG GGAGATCATGCTTCTATTATTGGTGGAGCCATTGAGTTCGTTAGGGAATTGGAGCAACTCCTTCAATGCCTAGAATCTCAAAAGAGGCGAAGACTCTATGGCGAAGCTTCAAGACAGATGGGAGATTCCTCTCTTGCAATCCAGCAACCTCAACCTCCATTGTTTCCCCCTTTGCCTCTTCCAGATGATCATATGAAACTTGTAGACTTCGAAACTGAACTCCGCGAGGAAACTGCTGAGAACAAGTCCTGCCTGGCTGATGTTGAGGTGAAGCTTTTAGGGTTTGATGCTATGATCAAGATCCTATCTAGGAGAAGGCCAGGTCAGCTCATTAACACCATCGCGGCTCTAGAAGAATTGGAGCTTAACATCCTCCACATCAACATTACCACCATTGAACAAACTGTTCTCTATTCATTCAATGTCAAG ATTGAAAGTGAATCCAGGTTCACAGCAGAAGATATAGCAAGCTCGGTACAACAGATATTCAATTTTATTCATGCAAACAGCAGCATGTGA
- the LOC110665861 gene encoding transcription factor FAMA isoform X1 gives MFLLIDHFITLLHFSEIYLLQVTFTGLDYSLNHHHHHQQQDHELIKSRIGEGSGDSSNGMIDYMLNNPHPHQQQLSYEFCISTSLDKLSFADVMQFSDFGPKLALNQTKISEVETGIDPVYFLKFPVLNDKREGQSLMVPQLGGENEERFKGGSSVENKAGFVREDRVVREEVEARTSDNTSVQLQLLGDQDLQNKNPIPEAKNKRKRPRTIKTSEEVESQRMAHIAVERNRRKQMNEHLRVLRSLMPGSCVQRGDHASIIGGAIEFVRELEQLLQCLESQKRRRLYGEASRQMGDSSLAIQQPQPPLFPPLPLPDDHMKLVDFETELREETAENKSCLADVEVKLLGFDAMIKILSRRRPGQLINTIAALEELELNILHINITTIEQTVLYSFNVKIESESRFTAEDIASSVQQIFNFIHANSSM, from the exons ATGTTTTTGTTGATAGATCATTTCATCACCTTGTTACATTTCTCTGAGATTTACTTGTTACAGGTAACCTTTACTGGTCTAGATTACTCTCTGAACCACCATCATCACCATCAACAACAAGATCACGAACTCATTAAGTCTCGAATTGGTGAAGGTTCTGGCGATAGCAGCAACGGAATGATCGATTATATGCTCAATAATCCTCATCCTCATCAGCAACAGCTATCATATGAGTTTTGCATTTCAACTTCCCTTGATAAATTGAGCTTCGCAGATGTTAtgcaattttcagattttgggCCTAAGTTGGCCTTAAATCAAACTAAGATATCTGAGGTAGAAACTGGTATTGATCCAGTTTACTTCCTGAAGTTTCCTGTATTGAACGATAAGAGGGAGGGACAGTCTCTAATGGTTCCTCAACTAGGTGGAGAAAATGAAGAGAGATTTAAAGGAGGGAGTAGTGTGGAAAATAAAGCAGGATTTGTGAGAGAAGATAGGGTTGTTAGAGAGGAAGTAGAAGCTAGGACTTCGGATAATACTTCGGTGCAACTCCAGTTACTTGGAGATCAAGATCTTCAAAACAAGAACCCTATACCGGAGGCGAAGAACAAGCGGAAAAGGCCAAGGACTATCAAGACAAGTGAGGAAGTGGAAAGCCAAAGAATGGCTCATATTGCAGTGGAAAGAAATCGAAGGAAGCAAATGAATGAGCATCTTCGAGTTTTGAGGTCTCTCATGCCAGGATCTTGTGTGCAAAGG GGAGATCATGCTTCTATTATTGGTGGAGCCATTGAGTTCGTTAGGGAATTGGAGCAACTCCTTCAATGCCTAGAATCTCAAAAGAGGCGAAGACTCTATGGCGAAGCTTCAAGACAGATGGGAGATTCCTCTCTTGCAATCCAGCAACCTCAACCTCCATTGTTTCCCCCTTTGCCTCTTCCAGATGATCATATGAAACTTGTAGACTTCGAAACTGAACTCCGCGAGGAAACTGCTGAGAACAAGTCCTGCCTGGCTGATGTTGAGGTGAAGCTTTTAGGGTTTGATGCTATGATCAAGATCCTATCTAGGAGAAGGCCAGGTCAGCTCATTAACACCATCGCGGCTCTAGAAGAATTGGAGCTTAACATCCTCCACATCAACATTACCACCATTGAACAAACTGTTCTCTATTCATTCAATGTCAAG ATTGAAAGTGAATCCAGGTTCACAGCAGAAGATATAGCAAGCTCGGTACAACAGATATTCAATTTTATTCATGCAAACAGCAGCATGTGA